A DNA window from Fragaria vesca subsp. vesca linkage group LG3, FraVesHawaii_1.0, whole genome shotgun sequence contains the following coding sequences:
- the LOC101302815 gene encoding acyl-coenzyme A thioesterase 13-like, with product MATEMKDTKGGEVQIDMEAARRYLEKEGETAASMDSLPDKFFEPFIMKGIKVDRIERGTIVCSFKVPPRLLNGGGFLHGGATATLVDLVGSAVIYTVGAPTVGVSVEINISYLDSAYAGEDVEIEAKALRVGKAVAVVSIEFRKKKTGKIIAQGRHTKYLALASKL from the coding sequence ATGGCAACAGAAATGAAGGACACGAAGGGAGGCGAGGTGCAAATAGATATGGAGGCGGCGAGGAGATACTTGGAGAAGGAAGGTGAAACCGCAGCCTCCATGGACTCGCTGCCTGATAAGTTCTTTGAGCCTTTTATCATGAAAGGCATTAAAGTTGATCGCATTGAACGCGGCACAATTGTCTGCTCCTTCAAAGTACCCCCACGGTTGCTGAATGGGGGCGGTTTCCTGCACGGTGGAGCTACGGCAACCCTTGTGGATTTGGTTGGGTCAGCTGTAATCTATACTGTTGGAGCTCCCACTGTTGGAGTGTCTGTGGAGATCAATATTTCGTACTTGGATTCTGCTTATGCTGGGGAGGATGTTGAGATTGAGGCCAAGGCTTTGAGGGTTGGGAAAGCAGTGGCTGTTGTTAGTATTGAGTTCAGGAAGAAGAAGACGGGGAAGATTATTGCTCAGGGGCGCCATACCAAGTACCTTGCCCTCGCTAGCAAATTGTGA
- the LOC101300034 gene encoding uncharacterized protein LOC101300034, which translates to MALPKRSGTKRKLHADVKDASESESDDVSESLSDIDDAEIAPYLNNKKEAFYKRIIWEAMNKDFAKGKSRKQARTPKKAAPPNKAVKTSTEMDDRKRPSSKINYEVLKKLNEEDGNHGPDFEEGSHSDMQHSNEKLESEAQSFGGSYDDELDNENAYSEEVEGRQGYEDDDTCYPNDDYNEYGCDDDEYGFDEF; encoded by the exons ATGGCATTGCCAAAACGATCCGGAACAAAGCGAAAACTGCATGCTGATGTTAAAG ATGCATCAGAATCTGAAAGTGATGATGTCTCAGAAAGCCTCTCTGACATTGACGATGCCGAG ATTGCTCCATACCTTAACAACAAGAAGGAGGCATTCTATAAGCGCATCATTTGGGAAGCGATGAACAAAGATTTTGCTAAG GGAAAGAGCAGAAAACAAGCACGAACACCCAAGAAAGCTGCTCCTCCAAACAAGGCTGTGAAAACTTCTACTGAGATGGATGATAGAAAG AGGCCGAGTTCAAAAATCAACTACGAGGTCTTGAAGAAATTAAATGAAGAGGAT GGTAACCATGGACCTGACTTTGAAGAAGGCAGCCATAGTGATATGCAGCACTCAAATGAGAAGTTAGAGAGTGAAGCACAAAGTTTCGGAGGCAGTTATGACGATGAGTTGGATAATGAAAATGCATATAGTGAAGAGGTTGAAGGCAGACAAGGCTATGAAGATGATGATACATGTTATCCAAATGATGATTATAATGAATATGGCTGTGACGACGACGAGTATGGTTTTGATGAATTCTGA